Proteins from a single region of Lysinibacillus sp. JNUCC-52:
- a CDS encoding AAA family ATPase, protein MAFTEQQYVEMGTKLQQVKDEIHRFIVGQEEAIDYTLYAVLADGHALLEGLPGLGKTMLIRTISEVLDLSFSRIQFTPDLMPADITGTSMIERTADGRQQFTFQPGPIFSQMVLADEINRATPKTQSALLEAMGEKTVTILGDTKKMAKPFFVLATQNPIEMEGTYPLPEAQMDRFLCKILVPYPEKSELMEIMKRTTGAQEVSLQKVLDTDGLILAQQMVKEVMIADEMLEFAADLVVATHPEREEAIDEVKHYVQYGSGPRGLQSLIKLAKARALMSGRFHVSVGDIKSVAKPVFRHRMLLNYEGEASGKTADDVIDVILEKVQQGVSR, encoded by the coding sequence ATGGCATTTACAGAACAACAGTATGTTGAAATGGGTACGAAATTACAACAAGTAAAGGATGAAATTCATCGCTTTATTGTTGGACAAGAAGAAGCAATTGATTACACGTTATATGCGGTCCTTGCAGATGGCCATGCGCTGTTAGAGGGGCTTCCAGGTTTAGGGAAAACGATGCTCATTCGTACAATTTCTGAAGTGCTCGATTTATCTTTTTCTCGTATTCAATTTACACCGGACTTAATGCCCGCTGATATTACAGGAACAAGCATGATTGAGCGAACAGCAGACGGCAGACAGCAATTTACATTCCAGCCTGGGCCGATTTTTAGTCAAATGGTATTGGCGGACGAAATTAACCGTGCAACACCAAAAACGCAAAGTGCCTTGCTTGAAGCAATGGGGGAAAAAACAGTTACGATTTTAGGTGATACGAAGAAAATGGCAAAACCATTTTTCGTTTTAGCTACACAAAACCCTATTGAAATGGAAGGTACATATCCGTTGCCAGAGGCGCAAATGGACCGATTCCTTTGTAAAATACTTGTTCCTTATCCCGAGAAAAGTGAGCTTATGGAAATTATGAAGCGAACAACAGGTGCGCAAGAAGTAAGCTTACAAAAAGTTTTGGATACAGATGGACTAATATTGGCACAACAAATGGTTAAGGAAGTGATGATTGCTGATGAGATGCTTGAGTTTGCAGCAGATCTTGTAGTGGCAACACATCCAGAAAGAGAAGAAGCTATAGATGAAGTAAAACACTATGTACAATATGGCAGTGGTCCAAGGGGCTTACAAAGCTTAATTAAATTAGCGAAAGCTAGAGCACTAATGAGTGGACGCTTTCATGTATCTGTAGGTGATATTAAGTCAGTGGCGAAGCCAGTATTCCGTCACCGAATGCTGCTGAATTATGAAGGGGAGGCTTCAGGTAAGACAGCAGATGACGTGATCGATGTGATTTTAGAAAAAGTACAGCAAGGCGTAAGTCGATGA
- a CDS encoding ABC transporter permease yields the protein MMERFYNPVLVKELKLRFRSFKSFSGLMFYLAVICIFIAGFLLLTTGFTGRGFFRPDTSFMMFAVLTILQMALVLFITPSLTAGAISSEREKQTLNILLTTTQSSTQIIIGKLLSSVAFLVLMLIAGLPLYSLVFLFGGVSPSQLISIFLFYLLTVVAIGSIGVMFSTITKKTIVAMIATYGSIIFLGGITAFFFFLSMAFHQMGNTIATSTSFMTYFWASINPGALMLTLISPSMGDALTELSGVEFPVWITYLVIYILIIVLSLSIAIKKLRANMKSNR from the coding sequence ATGATGGAAAGGTTTTATAACCCCGTACTCGTGAAAGAATTGAAGTTACGCTTCCGTTCTTTTAAAAGCTTTTCAGGTTTAATGTTTTATCTAGCGGTGATTTGTATTTTTATCGCAGGGTTTTTACTGCTGACGACTGGATTTACTGGCAGAGGCTTCTTTAGACCTGATACGAGCTTTATGATGTTTGCCGTACTGACAATTTTACAAATGGCACTCGTTCTTTTCATTACCCCAAGTTTAACTGCAGGGGCAATTAGTAGTGAACGAGAAAAGCAAACATTAAATATTTTGCTAACAACGACACAAAGTTCAACACAAATTATTATTGGTAAATTATTATCATCAGTGGCGTTTTTAGTATTAATGTTAATCGCAGGGCTACCGTTGTATAGTTTAGTATTTTTATTTGGTGGTGTATCACCTTCACAGCTTATTTCAATCTTTTTATTTTACTTATTAACAGTCGTTGCAATTGGCAGCATTGGAGTTATGTTTTCAACTATTACGAAGAAAACCATTGTTGCCATGATAGCTACGTATGGCTCTATCATTTTTTTAGGAGGAATTACAGCGTTTTTCTTCTTCCTATCAATGGCATTCCATCAAATGGGGAATACGATCGCAACAAGTACTTCATTTATGACATACTTTTGGGCATCTATTAATCCAGGAGCTTTAATGCTTACACTGATTTCTCCATCTATGGGAGATGCGTTAACAGAGCTAAGCGGAGTAGAATTCCCTGTATGGATTACCTATTTAGTAATTTATATTTTAATTATCGTGTTAAGTTTATCGATTGCGATTAAAAAATTACGTGCCAATATGAAGAGTAATCGATGA
- a CDS encoding ABC transporter ATP-binding protein, whose amino-acid sequence MIEIRDLTKKYGSFIALDHLNLSLEEGVVFGFVGANGAGKSTTFSILATLLSPTSGDALINGKSVIKEPKEVRKQIGYMPDFFGVYDQLKVDEYLDFYGASYGIGIQERKVLIPQLLELVNLTNKRFEYVDLLSRGMKQRLCLARALIHDPKVLILDEPASGLDPRARVEMRDILRNLKSMGKTILISSHILPELAEMCDEIGVIDNGKLIAHGNVASIQAQLQGEKRIVIKVSDRLNDVRAFLEEDPLISSIDVIDNRLEIAFNYRGTDRDQIMLLKKAMLADLPIYALSEEEKDLEDVFMAITKGADNQ is encoded by the coding sequence ATGATTGAAATTCGTGATTTAACAAAAAAATATGGCTCCTTCATAGCACTAGATCATTTAAATCTGTCATTGGAGGAAGGGGTAGTGTTTGGTTTTGTAGGTGCCAATGGTGCTGGGAAATCGACAACATTTTCGATTTTAGCAACATTGCTTTCCCCTACTTCAGGCGATGCATTGATTAATGGAAAAAGTGTTATTAAGGAACCAAAAGAAGTTCGTAAACAAATAGGCTATATGCCAGATTTCTTCGGTGTCTACGATCAACTAAAGGTAGACGAATATTTAGATTTTTATGGTGCGAGCTATGGCATTGGCATACAGGAGCGTAAAGTATTAATACCGCAGTTACTAGAGCTCGTCAATTTAACAAATAAACGTTTTGAATATGTAGATTTACTATCGCGAGGAATGAAGCAGCGTCTATGTTTAGCAAGAGCCCTCATCCATGATCCAAAGGTATTAATCTTGGATGAGCCTGCTTCAGGATTAGATCCACGTGCACGCGTAGAAATGCGTGATATATTACGAAATTTAAAATCCATGGGGAAAACCATTTTAATCTCCTCGCATATTTTGCCAGAGCTAGCTGAAATGTGTGATGAAATTGGCGTTATAGATAATGGGAAGCTGATTGCTCATGGCAATGTTGCTTCTATTCAAGCGCAGTTACAAGGAGAAAAACGCATTGTCATAAAGGTTTCGGATAGATTAAACGATGTACGTGCATTTTTGGAGGAAGATCCACTTATTTCTTCAATAGATGTGATCGACAATCGATTGGAAATTGCCTTTAATTATCGTGGAACAGACCGCGATCAAATTATGCTACTGAAAAAAGCAATGCTTGCGGATTTACCAATTTATGCATTAAGTGAGGAAGAAAAAGATTTAGAGGATGTCTTTATGGCCATTACGAAGGGAGCGGACAATCAATGA
- a CDS encoding LysR family transcriptional regulator — protein sequence MATEAEILKVLAEERNMRKAAERLFLSQPALSQRLQSIEKDWGAQLFIRSQKGLTATPAGEHVIAYATDMLTKKEEIFEMIQSLTTKVNGTLKIACASIVGQNWLPQILKDFVTKYPEAKISLMTGWSSEIVKALYEGEAHVGIVRGQVDWKGEKIHLFRDTLYLVDQELKTVEDVLTTDRPFIQFKSDSNYYQEIQQWWQQHFASNPRRQILVDQIEICKQMALNGIGYAILPSITLNEHDNINKIALTNDEKEFGLTRDTWLIGYESSFELRQVEAFVEVVQDHARCLFDYTK from the coding sequence ATGGCAACAGAGGCGGAAATTTTGAAAGTTTTAGCTGAGGAACGTAATATGCGTAAGGCAGCGGAGCGGTTGTTTTTATCGCAGCCTGCACTTTCACAACGGTTGCAATCGATTGAAAAAGATTGGGGTGCACAGCTTTTTATTCGTTCACAAAAGGGTCTAACAGCCACACCAGCAGGGGAGCATGTTATTGCCTATGCAACAGATATGCTCACTAAAAAAGAGGAAATCTTTGAAATGATTCAATCCTTAACGACAAAAGTTAATGGGACTTTAAAGATTGCTTGTGCTTCAATTGTTGGACAAAACTGGTTGCCCCAAATATTAAAGGACTTTGTGACAAAATATCCTGAAGCTAAAATTTCACTTATGACTGGCTGGAGCTCAGAAATTGTAAAAGCTTTATATGAAGGAGAAGCCCATGTCGGAATTGTGCGTGGGCAGGTCGATTGGAAAGGTGAAAAGATTCATCTTTTCCGAGATACATTGTACTTAGTCGATCAGGAATTAAAAACAGTTGAAGATGTGTTAACGACTGATCGCCCTTTTATTCAATTCAAAAGTGATTCGAATTATTATCAAGAAATACAGCAATGGTGGCAACAGCATTTTGCTTCAAATCCAAGAAGACAAATTTTAGTGGACCAAATTGAAATATGTAAGCAGATGGCGCTAAATGGCATAGGCTATGCTATTTTACCGTCCATTACTTTAAATGAGCATGATAATATCAATAAAATCGCACTAACAAACGATGAAAAAGAATTCGGTTTAACTAGAGATACATGGTTAATTGGCTATGAGTCTTCATTCGAATTACGACAAGTGGAGGCATTTGTAGAAGTCGTACAAGATCATGCGCGATGTCTGTTTGATTATACAAAATAA
- the cbpB gene encoding cyclic-di-AMP-binding protein CbpB, translating into MISTNSKDLLAMPISDFIISSEKVAHVQIGNSAEHALLVLTRTGYSSIPVLDLKYRLQGLLSMKMITESILGLEHIEYEKLPDIKVDTIMEQNIAVLNMTDTFQRALDLVINHAFLCVIDEDGTFTGILTRRVILKQLKKYIYQKEK; encoded by the coding sequence ATGATTTCAACTAACAGCAAAGACTTATTAGCAATGCCAATTAGTGATTTTATTATTTCATCCGAAAAGGTCGCGCATGTACAAATTGGTAATAGTGCTGAGCATGCACTCCTTGTTCTAACACGTACGGGGTACTCATCAATACCTGTATTAGATTTAAAATATCGACTTCAAGGTTTATTGAGCATGAAAATGATTACCGAATCCATTCTAGGTCTCGAACATATTGAATATGAAAAATTACCAGATATTAAAGTGGATACAATAATGGAGCAAAATATAGCCGTTTTAAATATGACGGATACATTCCAACGCGCTTTAGATTTGGTTATTAACCATGCATTTTTATGTGTTATAGATGAAGATGGTACATTTACAGGGATTTTAACAAGACGCGTTATTTTAAAGCAATTGAAAAAATATATCTATCAAAAAGAAAAGTAG
- a CDS encoding MFS transporter codes for MSSIFTGLGSWISFIGMLVLLDKITQNGIQLGLLWSISGLAPILFSLFTGVFVDRVNIRKFIVLADFLNAMLFLVYIFVPQLDMKISWVLFFVIRFIIGISNSFSSIASQKVVKNIVNGEDLVAANSLSYTITSVIRLTGASIGGLVISFFPLEIAWIIASFLYLISAVNIYLCNWKLSEKIKTEKNFKEEFITGLKVVQQNKLVGIVLISAFSMGIIIGTFNLMLQQYVTNIYEMQNYGISILYCAEGFIAIIVGYKIAQKKFMLSNKINYSFIYGLIGLGWILFGFTNGIYQGILALIIFSIGAAILAPFERYIMQTQVPENLQGRVFGLWNTVTLAAIQLGALLTGIIIEGLGIRFVPLISGTLEILTGIIFFIILGVRHTKNSENLS; via the coding sequence ATGTCCTCCATTTTTACGGGTTTAGGATCATGGATTTCGTTTATTGGGATGCTAGTGCTATTAGATAAAATAACACAAAATGGAATACAGTTAGGGTTATTATGGTCAATAAGTGGACTTGCACCTATTTTATTTAGCTTATTTACAGGGGTATTTGTAGATAGGGTAAATATTAGGAAGTTCATTGTATTGGCTGATTTTTTAAATGCAATGTTGTTTTTAGTTTATATATTTGTACCTCAATTAGATATGAAAATATCTTGGGTTTTATTTTTTGTTATTCGATTTATAATTGGTATTTCAAATTCGTTTTCCTCTATTGCCTCTCAAAAAGTAGTGAAAAATATCGTTAATGGAGAAGATTTAGTTGCTGCTAACTCTTTAAGTTATACAATTACAAGTGTTATAAGACTGACAGGTGCCTCAATTGGGGGACTAGTAATATCATTTTTCCCCCTTGAAATAGCATGGATTATTGCCTCATTCCTCTATCTAATATCAGCGGTTAATATTTATTTATGTAACTGGAAGCTTAGTGAGAAAATAAAAACTGAAAAGAATTTTAAAGAAGAATTTATAACGGGGTTAAAAGTGGTACAGCAAAATAAATTAGTAGGAATCGTCTTAATTTCTGCATTTTCAATGGGAATCATTATTGGGACATTCAATTTAATGCTTCAGCAATATGTAACGAATATCTATGAAATGCAAAATTACGGAATTAGTATTTTGTATTGTGCGGAAGGTTTCATCGCAATTATTGTTGGGTATAAAATAGCGCAGAAAAAATTTATGCTAAGCAATAAAATTAACTATAGCTTTATTTATGGCTTGATTGGATTAGGATGGATACTATTCGGTTTTACTAACGGGATATATCAAGGCATTCTTGCACTAATAATATTTTCAATCGGCGCAGCTATACTAGCTCCATTTGAAAGATATATTATGCAGACTCAAGTTCCAGAAAATCTACAGGGCAGAGTCTTTGGCTTGTGGAATACTGTTACATTGGCTGCAATTCAATTGGGTGCATTACTTACTGGTATCATTATCGAAGGGTTAGGTATCCGATTTGTCCCACTCATAAGTGGCACTCTGGAAATACTAACAGGCATTATATTTTTTATTATATTGGGTGTCAGGCACACAAAAAATTCTGAAAATTTAAGTTAA
- a CDS encoding DUF2268 domain-containing putative Zn-dependent protease (predicted Zn-dependent protease with a strongly conserved HExxH motif) codes for MSDIVNVINLIDKPIDEVKEKLVIFSSAFDINQLSQTGFSQMIHDKKENLYNDIEHEVATYIQSASNNLIEVPTNVFLLPLITTDRFYLEKMNGILAHTDGTSNIFMYLNVDKRVESKYIHSISFHEYQHVVRNTIVKKKDPKTLLDVIIDEGCSELFVEYALGKDYVGRWATAISNNEIDQYIGRFKHKLSLTKVDEIQKFMYGNTLDYPLWLGYTMGYYIVNKFMKKAPQTQFEHLIRLNPYQIYYNSTSIDR; via the coding sequence GTGAGTGATATAGTTAATGTAATTAATTTAATTGACAAACCTATCGACGAGGTAAAAGAAAAGCTTGTTATATTTAGCTCAGCTTTCGATATCAATCAATTATCACAAACTGGTTTTAGTCAAATGATACATGATAAAAAGGAAAACTTATATAATGACATCGAACATGAAGTGGCGACTTATATTCAGTCAGCGAGTAACAATTTAATAGAAGTTCCTACGAATGTGTTCCTTCTCCCGTTAATTACGACAGATAGATTTTATTTAGAAAAAATGAACGGAATTTTGGCACATACAGATGGCACATCGAATATTTTTATGTATTTAAATGTTGATAAAAGGGTGGAGTCAAAATATATTCACAGTATTTCCTTCCATGAATACCAGCATGTTGTTCGCAATACAATCGTCAAAAAGAAAGATCCAAAAACTTTACTAGACGTAATAATAGATGAAGGTTGCTCAGAATTATTTGTAGAATATGCGCTGGGCAAAGACTATGTTGGAAGATGGGCAACAGCTATAAGTAACAATGAAATAGATCAGTATATAGGACGTTTTAAACATAAGCTTTCTTTAACGAAAGTGGATGAAATTCAAAAATTTATGTATGGTAATACGTTGGATTATCCATTGTGGTTAGGTTATACGATGGGATATTACATTGTTAATAAATTTATGAAGAAGGCACCCCAAACACAATTTGAGCATTTAATACGACTTAATCCTTATCAAATTTATTATAACTCTACTAGTATAGACAGGTGA
- a CDS encoding arylamine N-acetyltransferase yields the protein MMAYKEYLRLLNIDESMLLQLPRFELLSRIILNHQLAIPFDTVRKFQDYNAKKTVKENYADVNKYIESVRENGYGGTCFHLTWGLYNLLRALHYDVQIIKLEELHFALVVSYDAEEYYVDVGFWAPLFKPFPLRENWIVTNHVHSVEWRYVPETQSGTLLCGGEPAKWWDGRFLTVNDFWCEWENSMHEDNTFLQNLYINKWKNPETFLFLVNNSYKEFYKGEKIQDIQFDYTNSVELKNLLVSNFKVDGNDYIYLLDQHNKSKMR from the coding sequence ATGATGGCATATAAAGAATATTTAAGGTTATTAAACATTGATGAATCTATGCTTTTACAACTGCCGCGTTTTGAGTTACTTTCACGAATTATTTTAAATCACCAGTTAGCAATACCATTCGATACAGTTAGAAAATTTCAAGATTATAATGCTAAAAAAACTGTAAAAGAGAATTATGCAGATGTGAATAAATATATTGAATCTGTTCGTGAAAATGGTTATGGAGGGACCTGCTTTCATCTCACGTGGGGTCTTTATAATCTGTTACGTGCACTTCATTATGACGTACAAATAATTAAATTAGAGGAGCTACATTTTGCGTTAGTTGTCAGCTATGATGCAGAAGAGTATTACGTAGATGTTGGTTTTTGGGCACCGTTATTTAAGCCCTTTCCTTTAAGGGAAAATTGGATTGTAACTAATCATGTGCATTCTGTTGAATGGCGCTATGTACCTGAAACGCAAAGTGGTACTCTTCTATGTGGCGGAGAACCAGCAAAATGGTGGGATGGGCGTTTCCTAACTGTTAATGATTTTTGGTGCGAATGGGAAAATTCTATGCATGAAGACAATACATTTCTTCAAAATTTATATATTAATAAGTGGAAGAATCCAGAGACTTTTTTATTTCTAGTTAACAATAGCTATAAGGAATTTTACAAAGGGGAAAAAATTCAAGATATCCAATTTGACTATACAAATTCAGTAGAATTAAAGAACTTACTTGTCAGTAATTTTAAAGTGGATGGGAACGATTATATTTATTTATTGGACCAACATAATAAAAGCAAGATGAGGTGA
- a CDS encoding SagB/ThcOx family dehydrogenase, producing the protein MKDSYIYEFYHNNSKNYLSQILNAPGKSFTIDSNGKHYPLSNKNYGDVPNVNGTITSSFRNYEQVDLTMEVLLQILKKSYFLEKKGDEIKSLTPSAGGLYPIEMYVLTSASHYLKGTYHYLRSEAKLNYIRDAIPFDSFLPINNSFVYSASFVIVMTARMEEIINKYGARGYRYALLEAGHIGQNISRAVLDNPNLGCCAIGGFYDDKLHRALNLPLDEVPLYLYCIGQKGG; encoded by the coding sequence TTGAAAGATTCATATATATACGAGTTTTATCATAACAATTCAAAAAACTATCTTTCGCAAATTTTAAATGCTCCGGGGAAAAGTTTTACTATAGATAGTAACGGCAAACATTATCCACTTAGTAATAAAAATTATGGTGATGTACCGAATGTGAACGGTACTATAACGAGTTCTTTTAGAAATTATGAACAAGTGGATTTAACAATGGAAGTACTTTTACAAATACTAAAAAAGAGTTACTTTTTAGAGAAAAAGGGGGATGAAATTAAATCTTTAACCCCCTCAGCAGGTGGTTTATATCCAATTGAAATGTATGTACTAACATCTGCTAGTCATTATTTAAAAGGAACTTATCATTATCTTAGATCAGAAGCAAAGCTAAATTATATTCGTGATGCAATCCCGTTTGACTCATTTCTACCGATTAATAATAGTTTTGTTTATAGTGCTTCCTTTGTCATAGTAATGACGGCAAGAATGGAAGAAATAATTAATAAATATGGCGCTAGAGGATATAGATACGCCCTTCTTGAAGCGGGGCATATAGGTCAAAATATTTCGAGGGCAGTGTTAGATAATCCAAATTTAGGTTGTTGTGCTATTGGTGGCTTTTATGATGACAAATTACATCGTGCACTAAATCTACCGTTAGATGAAGTGCCGTTATATTTATATTGTATTGGTCAAAAGGGGGGATAG
- a CDS encoding YcaO-like family protein — MSNQIIIEDTLRASFISTINEIHPLPGSPRLFRYLAVINGDHHLSSGSGFSINKEYARSAAIGESIERYCANQFHMKDIYVGKYADIRHQALNPTIITRYTEEQYKNNTKYKEVNFHEERTWVEAKDVVDNKKILVPFELIFLASPPNHLPLRDLISTGLACGQNLEKAVLSGFNECIERDAFIQFWLLGCVRGEIDLNTVHNEYIKRLLELAENSNLQLRLYDITTDLEVPTILTVVKVKGNAGFYLGCASSLEYLQAIRKSLEEGLGGFSIYYELIHHYEEPIPKKLDHTSTLDDHPLYYLAGNNDEILSQLLPSSLPKIAVKNHRMQFTDAVERINRLGHKIYFSEITTEDVKQMGLSVVRVIIPTLCFLSINDPLLNCLRLQETASKLGRKINLEPHPFP, encoded by the coding sequence ATGAGTAATCAAATAATCATTGAGGATACTTTAAGAGCAAGCTTTATTTCAACAATAAACGAAATTCACCCATTGCCAGGGTCACCAAGATTATTTCGCTATTTAGCAGTCATTAATGGGGATCATCATTTAAGTAGCGGCTCTGGCTTTTCAATAAATAAGGAGTATGCTCGGTCTGCTGCAATTGGGGAGAGTATTGAGAGGTATTGTGCTAATCAGTTTCATATGAAAGACATTTATGTCGGTAAATATGCTGATATTCGCCATCAGGCACTTAACCCAACAATCATTACTCGATATACAGAAGAACAATACAAAAATAATACGAAGTACAAAGAGGTCAACTTTCATGAAGAGAGAACATGGGTTGAGGCTAAAGATGTCGTAGATAATAAAAAAATATTAGTTCCATTTGAACTCATTTTTTTAGCATCACCGCCTAATCATTTACCATTACGGGATTTAATTTCTACTGGATTGGCGTGTGGTCAAAATTTAGAGAAGGCGGTATTAAGTGGCTTTAATGAGTGTATAGAACGCGATGCGTTTATTCAATTTTGGTTGCTTGGATGTGTTAGAGGAGAAATCGATTTAAATACGGTTCACAACGAATATATAAAAAGGCTATTAGAGCTTGCGGAAAATAGCAACCTACAATTGCGTCTGTATGATATTACTACTGATTTAGAAGTTCCTACAATATTAACTGTTGTAAAAGTTAAAGGGAATGCTGGATTTTACTTAGGTTGTGCTAGCTCACTTGAATATTTGCAAGCTATAAGAAAGTCATTAGAAGAGGGTTTGGGAGGATTTTCTATTTATTATGAGCTAATTCATCACTATGAAGAACCAATTCCTAAAAAACTTGACCATACATCGACTTTAGATGATCATCCGCTATATTATTTAGCTGGCAATAATGATGAAATTTTATCGCAACTACTGCCTAGTTCTTTACCTAAAATTGCTGTCAAAAACCATCGTATGCAATTTACTGATGCAGTCGAAAGGATAAATCGTCTAGGTCATAAAATATATTTTAGCGAAATTACAACTGAAGATGTAAAACAAATGGGATTATCCGTTGTAAGGGTGATAATACCCACTTTGTGTTTTCTCTCAATTAATGATCCTCTACTCAATTGTCTAAGATTACAAGAAACAGCTTCTAAATTAGGGAGAAAAATAAATCTAGAACCACACCCATTTCCATAA
- a CDS encoding alpha/beta fold hydrolase, giving the protein MWTQNMIETPRGNFEYFQMGSGKPICITHQYTEFNSKGNIFAAPFTKYYTVYLINLRGCGNSIDSTSPDDFSFMNSVKDLEAIRIALGFSQWSFAGHSAGGMLGLTYAITNPNSLQKIIVGGLSASSKYMSHPDSIYCKSNPYNSRLLEILKLLKDPSKTLEQRRALNKEWNLMSFYKKEDYDRIMSRPNSGKAVNKRLDYFITTELKDYDVTDRLKAINIPAFIYCGRFDTQCPLVFSEEIARAINHSSLTIFEKSSHNPFVEEEEAFHHFVKSTK; this is encoded by the coding sequence ATGTGGACACAAAATATGATTGAAACCCCTCGAGGTAACTTTGAGTATTTTCAAATGGGCAGTGGAAAACCAATATGTATTACACATCAATATACAGAGTTTAATAGTAAGGGCAATATCTTTGCTGCTCCATTTACTAAATACTATACGGTCTATTTAATTAATTTAAGGGGCTGCGGAAACTCTATTGATTCAACATCACCTGATGACTTTAGTTTTATGAATAGTGTTAAAGATTTGGAAGCTATCAGAATTGCACTAGGCTTTTCACAATGGAGCTTTGCAGGGCATTCTGCTGGTGGTATGTTAGGTTTAACTTATGCCATAACGAATCCTAATTCTTTACAAAAAATTATAGTAGGTGGTTTGTCCGCATCGTCAAAATATATGTCGCATCCAGATAGCATATATTGCAAGAGTAATCCGTATAATTCGAGGTTATTAGAAATTTTAAAACTTCTTAAAGATCCTTCTAAAACTTTAGAACAACGAAGAGCGTTAAATAAAGAGTGGAATCTAATGTCCTTTTATAAAAAAGAAGATTATGACCGCATAATGTCTCGACCTAATAGTGGAAAGGCAGTAAACAAAAGATTAGATTATTTTATAACTACTGAATTAAAAGACTATGATGTCACTGATAGATTAAAAGCAATAAACATACCTGCTTTTATTTATTGCGGAAGGTTTGATACACAATGCCCTTTAGTTTTTTCTGAAGAAATTGCCAGGGCAATTAACCATTCTAGCTTAACGATATTTGAAAAAAGTAGTCATAACCCTTTTGTTGAAGAAGAAGAGGCATTTCATCATTTCGTTAAGTCTACTAAATAA
- a CDS encoding helix-turn-helix domain-containing protein, with product MLELISSKIKEARKDKGITQAELADGICTQAMISNFEKGESVPSSIVLFKISQKLKLDINYFFGQNSMKTHHDDNEETKKLIRKLIRNRDYQAINYIVKTEKEKANFSSNEDKQFLLWHEGICDFYLNKDSVNAIDILNTALKLTGKENYTEQTISINNSIAIIYFEVQQYENSLEFFQKCKSEYDLSNLKDSVLKIRILYGLSKTLVALKREEEAILECKKAIKICVTEESLYLLGELYFQIGRNLVILDRVKESEQYFEKAQHIFEIEGNYEFLDVIEKVKLDYFTEKR from the coding sequence ATGTTAGAACTTATTTCAAGTAAAATAAAAGAAGCACGTAAGGATAAAGGCATTACACAAGCCGAGCTGGCAGATGGAATTTGTACGCAGGCGATGATAAGTAATTTTGAAAAAGGTGAAAGTGTACCATCTAGTATAGTGTTATTTAAAATTTCTCAAAAATTAAAGTTAGATATTAACTACTTCTTCGGACAAAATTCAATGAAAACTCACCATGATGATAATGAGGAAACAAAAAAACTAATAAGGAAACTAATTAGAAATCGAGATTATCAAGCGATAAACTATATTGTCAAAACTGAAAAAGAAAAGGCGAATTTTAGCAGCAATGAAGACAAACAGTTTTTACTATGGCATGAGGGCATATGTGATTTTTATTTAAATAAAGATAGTGTAAACGCTATAGATATATTAAACACTGCATTAAAATTAACTGGTAAAGAAAATTACACTGAGCAAACTATTAGTATAAATAATAGTATTGCGATCATTTATTTTGAAGTACAACAGTATGAAAATTCTTTAGAGTTCTTCCAAAAATGCAAATCGGAATACGATTTAAGTAATTTAAAAGATAGTGTTTTAAAGATTAGGATTTTATATGGTCTATCTAAAACGTTAGTTGCTTTAAAAAGAGAAGAAGAAGCTATTTTGGAATGTAAAAAGGCAATTAAAATCTGTGTTACAGAAGAGTCACTATATTTATTGGGAGAGCTTTATTTCCAAATAGGTAGAAACTTAGTTATTTTAGATAGGGTCAAGGAGTCAGAACAATATTTTGAGAAAGCGCAGCATATTTTTGAAATTGAAGGAAACTATGAATTCCTTGATGTGATAGAAAAAGTAAAATTGGATTATTTCACTGAAAAACGATAA